One Pectinophora gossypiella chromosome 25, ilPecGoss1.1, whole genome shotgun sequence DNA window includes the following coding sequences:
- the LOC126378057 gene encoding early endosome antigen 1 isoform X3 has protein sequence MVGVEMGSTSYLKPKSGGYRAKSGSSGGSDKEMNGKLRRPKIRRPTKLNDYGLKRIPDYTELAYKEAVSKLRYFLSGNYVPSVRSYGGSASIKNLDESDGELEKKYNLATSAPYNALLEYKPRPRLTAKYATLYADSLNNTHTKQHVSAPAPAAANADVTGGTNPDVINFIQKQEEYIEQLERESQYCRDELNNLLGKVKEVISENEHLHEAQKNKLINRMFHSYAGSETDELDDLGDSTGLDSDNKVTPSKARKSKPRSTRLEGPNIVFESRIAELEAQLTQAKIDLKKVQEENNENKRKLASGLVDSTCLDGFKRQIDNLQRDKSSLEAQISKLKLSLESRDGEYRRGSDAVEQQLRDERNNLEAELRRLKDDLTKERSKVRELAGEGARRAIQERSAAEQRYNAHFDELQHDLAAQYDNVAKLQLDLERQRREENDLKRELSMKTAAIEELKMELKNKTASLQADLAQAHAEKASLEEELASARLAIERHQRQAKHETNRLNSEIQSLRQRLDRADADLVHSRRENLRLTEQISTLEKELNMKNLTPNSPEKKKDKELSTMFESMENKHGRAQSRGRSDEPIRTQRDRSRSRDRPIPSRRTKRRSEKESDSSNNYPPIVVGPVTTNQDLDVKGEKVFNLPLMIQQPFLREKKEPIKVDISVKLIPKPRKKEKKKREARVEEIVIHSDENKGVKNTLSMEVTKDNVQLLKTSIEPIEAEEANSTETEAKEDSIEGPNVALTDIPPSTTEVKCEPILEQEKEIVQEASTVQDVAAVESAPLETNTMETSEPVIEAKEEQIEVAQENTEQTEATESDVKEETETQNVEQPEDIENT, from the exons atggtgggTGTTGAAATGGGCTCGACTAGTTACTTGAAGCCTAAATCTGGTGGGTACAGAGCTAAAAGTGGGTCTAGTGGTGGATCAGACAAGGAGATGAACGGGAAATTGCGGCGCCCGAAAATTAG GCGGCCGACGAAGTTGAACGACTATGGGTTGAAGAGGATTCCAGATTATACGGAGTTGGCTTATAAAGAGGCTGTGTCCAAATTGAGATACTTTCTGTCCGGGAACTATGTACCGAGT GTCCGCAGTTACGGAGGCTCCGCGTCAATCAAGAACTTAGACGAGTCAGACGGCGAGTTAGAGAAGAAGTACAACCTCGCCACATCGGCTCCGTACAACGCGTTGTTGGAGTACAAGCCACGCCCGCGGCTGACGGCCAAATACGCCACATTGTATGCCGATAGCCTCAACAATACGCATACGAAACAACATGTCAGTG CGCCTGCGCCAGCGGCGGCGAATGCTGACGTCACGGGCGGCACCAACCCTGACGTCATCAATTTCATCCAGAAACAGGAGGAATACATCGAACAGCTGGAGCGAGAGAGCCAGTACTGCAGG GATGAACTCAACAACCTGCTAGGCAAGGTGAAGGAAGTGATATCAGAGAACGAACATTTACACGAGGCTCAGAAGAACAAGCTGATTAATCGAATGTTCCACTCGTACGCCGGATCTGAGACCGACGAGCTGGACGACCTGGGCGATAGCACTGGATTGGATAGCGATAATAAG GTTACTCCATCAAAGGCCCGTAAGAGCAAGCCTCGTTCGACCCGGCTGGAGGGTCCAAACATAGTGTTTGAGTCCCGCATCGCCGAGCTGGAAGCACAGTTGACACAGGCCAAGATCGATCTGAAGAAGGTTCAG GAGGAAAATAATGAGAACAAACGCAAGCTGGCCTCTGGGCTGGTTGACTCAACCTGCCTTGACGGCTTCAAGCGGCAGATCGACAACTTGCAAAG AGACAAGTCATCCCTGGAGGCGCAGATCTCCAAGCTGAAGTTGAGCTTGGAGTCCCGGGACGGCGAGTACCGCCGAGGGTCTGACGCTGTAGAGCAGCAGCTTAGAGACGAGCGCAACAACTTGGAAGCGGAGTTGCGCAGACTTAAG GACGACCTCACCAAAGAGCGGTCGAAGGTGCGCGAGCTGGCGGGCGAGGGCGCTCGGCGCGCTATACAGGAGCGCAGCGCGGCCGAGCAGCGATACAACGCGCACTTCGACGAGCTACAACACGATCTCGCGGCGCAGTACGACAACGTCGCTAAACTACAG TTGGATCTAGAGCGCCAACGTCGAGAGGAGAACGACCTCAAACGCGAGCTGTCCATGAAGACTGCTGCCATCGAAGAACTCAAGATGGAGTTGAAGAACAAGACAG CATCTTTGCAAGCAGACCTTGCTCAGGCTCACGCTGAAAAGGCATCTCTGGAAGAGGAGTTAGCTAGCGCTCGCCTGGCCATCGAGCGTCATCAGAGACAAGCCAAGCATGAGACCAACCGTCTCAATTctgag ATCCAGTCTCTCCGCCAACGTCTGGATCGAGCTGATGCAGACCTGGTACATTCACGTCGCGAGAATTTGCGTCTTACTGAGCAGATTTCTACTTTGGAGAAAGAG CTTAACATGAAGAACCTAACACCAAATTCTCCAGAGAAGAAGAAAGACAAAGAGTTGTCAACTATGTTTGAGTCGATGGAGAATAAACATG GCAGAGCGCAGAGTCGCGGCCGCTCAGACGAACCAATCAGAACACAGCGCGACCGTTCAAGATCCCGAGACCGGCCAATACCGAGCCGCCGTACCAAGCGCCGCTCCGAAAAAGAGTCCGATTCGTCGAATAATTACCCACCAATTGTAGTTGGCCCGGTAACGACCAATCAGGATCTCGACGTTAAAGGAGAAAAGGTATTTAATTTGCCACTGATGATTCAACAGCCCTTTTTACGAGAGAAAAAGGAGCCAATCAAAGTTGATATAAGCGTGAAGTTGATACCGAAACCAAGGAAGAAAGAGAAGAAGAAACGCGAGGCCAGGGTCGAAGAGATAGTCATACATTCCGATGAGAATAAAGGTGTCAAGAATACTTTGAGTATGGAAGTTACTAAGGATAATGTTCAGCTTTTGAAAACGTCAATAGAGCCAATTGAAGCAGAGGAAGCCAATAGTACAGAAACCGAAGCGAAAGAAGACAGTATAGAAGGACCAAACGTCGCCTTGACAGATATACCACCATCTACAACTGAAGTAAAATGTGAACCAATACTAGAGCAAGAAAAAGAAATCGTACAAGAAGCTTCAACTGTACAAGATGTTGCTGCGGTTGAATCCGCACCTTTAGAAACTAACACAATGGAAACATCTGAACCAGTAATTGAAGCAAAAGAAGAACAGATAGAAGTAGCACAAGAAAACACAGAGCAGACAGAAGCGACTGAGTCTGATGTAAAAGAAGAAACAGAGACACAAAATGTAGAACAACCGGAAGATATAGAAAACACTtag
- the LOC126378057 gene encoding serologically defined colon cancer antigen 8 homolog isoform X2 — translation MVGVEMGSTSYLKPKSGGYRAKSGSSGGSDKEMNGKLRRPKIRRPTKLNDYGLKRIPDYTELAYKEAVSKLRYFLSGNYVPSVRSYGGSASIKNLDESDGELEKKYNLATSAPYNALLEYKPRPRLTAKYATLYADSLNNTHTKQHVSAPAPAAANADVTGGTNPDVINFIQKQEEYIEQLERESQYCRDELNNLLGKVKEVISENEHLHEAQKNKLINRMFHSYAGSETDELDDLGDSTGLDSDNKVTPSKARKSKPRSTRLEGPNIVFESRIAELEAQLTQAKIDLKKVQEENNENKRKLASGLVDSTCLDGFKRQIDNLQRDKSSLEAQISKLKLSLESRDGEYRRGSDAVEQQLRDERNNLEAELRRLKDDLTKERSKVRELAGEGARRAIQERSAAEQRYNAHFDELQHDLAAQYDNVAKLQLDLERQRREENDLKRELSMKTAAIEELKMELKNKTASLQADLAQAHAEKASLEEELASARLAIERHQRQAKHETNRLNSEIQSLRQRLDRADADLVHSRRENLRLTEQISTLEKELNMKNLTPNSPEKKKDKELSTMFESMENKHAKTVAELESMIQSQNSLMEKLTGECRLLTDKLDDANRRHKAQSRGRSDEPIRTQRDRSRSRDRPIPSRRTKRRSEKESDSSNNYPPIVVGPVTTNQDLDVKGEKVFNLPLMIQQPFLREKKEPIKVDISVKLIPKPRKKEKKKREARVEEIVIHSDENKGVKNTLSMEVTKDNVQLLKTSIEPIEAEEANSTETEAKEDSIEGPNVALTDIPPSTTEVKCEPILEQEKEIVQEASTVQDVAAVESAPLETNTMETSEPVIEAKEEQIEVAQENTEQTEATESDVKEETETQNVEQPEDIENT, via the exons atggtgggTGTTGAAATGGGCTCGACTAGTTACTTGAAGCCTAAATCTGGTGGGTACAGAGCTAAAAGTGGGTCTAGTGGTGGATCAGACAAGGAGATGAACGGGAAATTGCGGCGCCCGAAAATTAG GCGGCCGACGAAGTTGAACGACTATGGGTTGAAGAGGATTCCAGATTATACGGAGTTGGCTTATAAAGAGGCTGTGTCCAAATTGAGATACTTTCTGTCCGGGAACTATGTACCGAGT GTCCGCAGTTACGGAGGCTCCGCGTCAATCAAGAACTTAGACGAGTCAGACGGCGAGTTAGAGAAGAAGTACAACCTCGCCACATCGGCTCCGTACAACGCGTTGTTGGAGTACAAGCCACGCCCGCGGCTGACGGCCAAATACGCCACATTGTATGCCGATAGCCTCAACAATACGCATACGAAACAACATGTCAGTG CGCCTGCGCCAGCGGCGGCGAATGCTGACGTCACGGGCGGCACCAACCCTGACGTCATCAATTTCATCCAGAAACAGGAGGAATACATCGAACAGCTGGAGCGAGAGAGCCAGTACTGCAGG GATGAACTCAACAACCTGCTAGGCAAGGTGAAGGAAGTGATATCAGAGAACGAACATTTACACGAGGCTCAGAAGAACAAGCTGATTAATCGAATGTTCCACTCGTACGCCGGATCTGAGACCGACGAGCTGGACGACCTGGGCGATAGCACTGGATTGGATAGCGATAATAAG GTTACTCCATCAAAGGCCCGTAAGAGCAAGCCTCGTTCGACCCGGCTGGAGGGTCCAAACATAGTGTTTGAGTCCCGCATCGCCGAGCTGGAAGCACAGTTGACACAGGCCAAGATCGATCTGAAGAAGGTTCAG GAGGAAAATAATGAGAACAAACGCAAGCTGGCCTCTGGGCTGGTTGACTCAACCTGCCTTGACGGCTTCAAGCGGCAGATCGACAACTTGCAAAG AGACAAGTCATCCCTGGAGGCGCAGATCTCCAAGCTGAAGTTGAGCTTGGAGTCCCGGGACGGCGAGTACCGCCGAGGGTCTGACGCTGTAGAGCAGCAGCTTAGAGACGAGCGCAACAACTTGGAAGCGGAGTTGCGCAGACTTAAG GACGACCTCACCAAAGAGCGGTCGAAGGTGCGCGAGCTGGCGGGCGAGGGCGCTCGGCGCGCTATACAGGAGCGCAGCGCGGCCGAGCAGCGATACAACGCGCACTTCGACGAGCTACAACACGATCTCGCGGCGCAGTACGACAACGTCGCTAAACTACAG TTGGATCTAGAGCGCCAACGTCGAGAGGAGAACGACCTCAAACGCGAGCTGTCCATGAAGACTGCTGCCATCGAAGAACTCAAGATGGAGTTGAAGAACAAGACAG CATCTTTGCAAGCAGACCTTGCTCAGGCTCACGCTGAAAAGGCATCTCTGGAAGAGGAGTTAGCTAGCGCTCGCCTGGCCATCGAGCGTCATCAGAGACAAGCCAAGCATGAGACCAACCGTCTCAATTctgag ATCCAGTCTCTCCGCCAACGTCTGGATCGAGCTGATGCAGACCTGGTACATTCACGTCGCGAGAATTTGCGTCTTACTGAGCAGATTTCTACTTTGGAGAAAGAG CTTAACATGAAGAACCTAACACCAAATTCTCCAGAGAAGAAGAAAGACAAAGAGTTGTCAACTATGTTTGAGTCGATGGAGAATAAACATG CTAAAACGGTGGCTGAGTTGGAGTCCATGATACAATCACAAAACAGTCTGATGGAGAAACTCACCGGAGAATGTCGTTTGCTCACAGACAAGCTCGACGACGCAAATCGTAGGCACAA AGCGCAGAGTCGCGGCCGCTCAGACGAACCAATCAGAACACAGCGCGACCGTTCAAGATCCCGAGACCGGCCAATACCGAGCCGCCGTACCAAGCGCCGCTCCGAAAAAGAGTCCGATTCGTCGAATAATTACCCACCAATTGTAGTTGGCCCGGTAACGACCAATCAGGATCTCGACGTTAAAGGAGAAAAGGTATTTAATTTGCCACTGATGATTCAACAGCCCTTTTTACGAGAGAAAAAGGAGCCAATCAAAGTTGATATAAGCGTGAAGTTGATACCGAAACCAAGGAAGAAAGAGAAGAAGAAACGCGAGGCCAGGGTCGAAGAGATAGTCATACATTCCGATGAGAATAAAGGTGTCAAGAATACTTTGAGTATGGAAGTTACTAAGGATAATGTTCAGCTTTTGAAAACGTCAATAGAGCCAATTGAAGCAGAGGAAGCCAATAGTACAGAAACCGAAGCGAAAGAAGACAGTATAGAAGGACCAAACGTCGCCTTGACAGATATACCACCATCTACAACTGAAGTAAAATGTGAACCAATACTAGAGCAAGAAAAAGAAATCGTACAAGAAGCTTCAACTGTACAAGATGTTGCTGCGGTTGAATCCGCACCTTTAGAAACTAACACAATGGAAACATCTGAACCAGTAATTGAAGCAAAAGAAGAACAGATAGAAGTAGCACAAGAAAACACAGAGCAGACAGAAGCGACTGAGTCTGATGTAAAAGAAGAAACAGAGACACAAAATGTAGAACAACCGGAAGATATAGAAAACACTtag
- the LOC126378057 gene encoding serologically defined colon cancer antigen 8 homolog isoform X6, whose amino-acid sequence MVGVEMGSTSYLKPKSGGYRAKSGSSGGSDKEMNGKLRRPKIRRPTKLNDYGLKRIPDYTELAYKEAVSKLRYFLSGNYVPSVRSYGGSASIKNLDESDGELEKKYNLATSAPYNALLEYKPRPRLTAKYATLYADSLNNTHTKQHVSAPAPAAANADVTGGTNPDVINFIQKQEEYIEQLERESQYCRDELNNLLGKVKEVISENEHLHEAQKNKLINRMFHSYAGSETDELDDLGDSTGLDSDNKVTPSKARKSKPRSTRLEGPNIVFESRIAELEAQLTQAKIDLKKVQEENNENKRKLASGLVDSTCLDGFKRQIDNLQRDKSSLEAQISKLKLSLESRDGEYRRGSDAVEQQLRDERNNLEAELRRLKDDLTKERSKVRELAGEGARRAIQERSAAEQRYNAHFDELQHDLAAQYDNVAKLQLDLERQRREENDLKRELSMKTAAIEELKMELKNKTASLQADLAQAHAEKASLEEELASARLAIERHQRQAKHETNRLNSEIQSLRQRLDRADADLVHSRRENLRLTEQISTLEKELNMKNLTPNSPEKKKDKELSTMFESMENKHAKTVAELESMIQSQNSLMEKLTGECRLLTDKLDDANRRHKQSAESRPLRRTNQNTARPFKIPRPANTEPPYQAPLRKRVRFVE is encoded by the exons atggtgggTGTTGAAATGGGCTCGACTAGTTACTTGAAGCCTAAATCTGGTGGGTACAGAGCTAAAAGTGGGTCTAGTGGTGGATCAGACAAGGAGATGAACGGGAAATTGCGGCGCCCGAAAATTAG GCGGCCGACGAAGTTGAACGACTATGGGTTGAAGAGGATTCCAGATTATACGGAGTTGGCTTATAAAGAGGCTGTGTCCAAATTGAGATACTTTCTGTCCGGGAACTATGTACCGAGT GTCCGCAGTTACGGAGGCTCCGCGTCAATCAAGAACTTAGACGAGTCAGACGGCGAGTTAGAGAAGAAGTACAACCTCGCCACATCGGCTCCGTACAACGCGTTGTTGGAGTACAAGCCACGCCCGCGGCTGACGGCCAAATACGCCACATTGTATGCCGATAGCCTCAACAATACGCATACGAAACAACATGTCAGTG CGCCTGCGCCAGCGGCGGCGAATGCTGACGTCACGGGCGGCACCAACCCTGACGTCATCAATTTCATCCAGAAACAGGAGGAATACATCGAACAGCTGGAGCGAGAGAGCCAGTACTGCAGG GATGAACTCAACAACCTGCTAGGCAAGGTGAAGGAAGTGATATCAGAGAACGAACATTTACACGAGGCTCAGAAGAACAAGCTGATTAATCGAATGTTCCACTCGTACGCCGGATCTGAGACCGACGAGCTGGACGACCTGGGCGATAGCACTGGATTGGATAGCGATAATAAG GTTACTCCATCAAAGGCCCGTAAGAGCAAGCCTCGTTCGACCCGGCTGGAGGGTCCAAACATAGTGTTTGAGTCCCGCATCGCCGAGCTGGAAGCACAGTTGACACAGGCCAAGATCGATCTGAAGAAGGTTCAG GAGGAAAATAATGAGAACAAACGCAAGCTGGCCTCTGGGCTGGTTGACTCAACCTGCCTTGACGGCTTCAAGCGGCAGATCGACAACTTGCAAAG AGACAAGTCATCCCTGGAGGCGCAGATCTCCAAGCTGAAGTTGAGCTTGGAGTCCCGGGACGGCGAGTACCGCCGAGGGTCTGACGCTGTAGAGCAGCAGCTTAGAGACGAGCGCAACAACTTGGAAGCGGAGTTGCGCAGACTTAAG GACGACCTCACCAAAGAGCGGTCGAAGGTGCGCGAGCTGGCGGGCGAGGGCGCTCGGCGCGCTATACAGGAGCGCAGCGCGGCCGAGCAGCGATACAACGCGCACTTCGACGAGCTACAACACGATCTCGCGGCGCAGTACGACAACGTCGCTAAACTACAG TTGGATCTAGAGCGCCAACGTCGAGAGGAGAACGACCTCAAACGCGAGCTGTCCATGAAGACTGCTGCCATCGAAGAACTCAAGATGGAGTTGAAGAACAAGACAG CATCTTTGCAAGCAGACCTTGCTCAGGCTCACGCTGAAAAGGCATCTCTGGAAGAGGAGTTAGCTAGCGCTCGCCTGGCCATCGAGCGTCATCAGAGACAAGCCAAGCATGAGACCAACCGTCTCAATTctgag ATCCAGTCTCTCCGCCAACGTCTGGATCGAGCTGATGCAGACCTGGTACATTCACGTCGCGAGAATTTGCGTCTTACTGAGCAGATTTCTACTTTGGAGAAAGAG CTTAACATGAAGAACCTAACACCAAATTCTCCAGAGAAGAAGAAAGACAAAGAGTTGTCAACTATGTTTGAGTCGATGGAGAATAAACATG CTAAAACGGTGGCTGAGTTGGAGTCCATGATACAATCACAAAACAGTCTGATGGAGAAACTCACCGGAGAATGTCGTTTGCTCACAGACAAGCTCGACGACGCAAATCGTAGGCACAA GCAGAGCGCAGAGTCGCGGCCGCTCAGACGAACCAATCAGAACACAGCGCGACCGTTCAAGATCCCGAGACCGGCCAATACCGAGCCGCCGTACCAAGCGCCGCTCCGAAAAAGAGTCCGATTCGTCGAATAA